The following coding sequences are from one Geodermatophilus normandii window:
- a CDS encoding MFS transporter, translating into MTAVAPRLSRGTHLGYAAGSIGTAAFGTVPGLLLLYYLTDVLGIAAGLAGLVVFAPKAWDVLLNPWIGSRSDRTTGRWGPRRPWMLAGGLALPPLFVLVFAGPGAPPALAATWVAVTFLLAATAYGCFQVPYVAQPAEITDDPGERATLMSWRVAALALGILLAGAGAPAVVDAFGGGRGGHLAMAVFVALLLAGGMLGAVAGTRHAPTLTRATSEGRLGATLALTWRSRPFRVLLTGFVVQALGIGVMLAGVPYYSEQVLGDPAAGSLLFAALVGPAVLVMPLWLRVSRRLGKRTGLLASSALFAFAAAGLAYVDTGGTGFAVALVVLVGVGYAGMQMFPLAMLPDVVAADEAASGKRRAGVFTGVWTAAETLGLAVGPGLLGLLLGAAGYVSSSGDDAVQSSGAVLAVRLGFSVVPALFVLASLPVLARYRLDPVPAPTQEVPA; encoded by the coding sequence GTGACCGCCGTCGCGCCCCGCCTCAGCCGGGGCACCCACCTCGGCTACGCCGCCGGATCGATCGGGACGGCTGCCTTCGGGACCGTGCCCGGCCTGCTGCTGCTCTACTACCTGACCGACGTGCTGGGGATCGCCGCCGGCCTCGCCGGGCTGGTCGTCTTCGCGCCCAAGGCCTGGGACGTGCTGCTCAACCCGTGGATCGGCAGCCGCTCGGACCGCACCACGGGCCGCTGGGGACCGCGCCGGCCGTGGATGCTGGCCGGCGGGCTGGCGCTGCCGCCGCTGTTCGTGCTGGTCTTCGCCGGCCCGGGGGCGCCACCGGCGCTGGCGGCGACGTGGGTGGCGGTCACCTTCCTGCTCGCGGCAACCGCCTACGGCTGCTTCCAGGTGCCCTACGTGGCCCAGCCCGCCGAGATCACCGACGACCCGGGCGAGCGGGCCACGCTCATGTCGTGGCGGGTGGCCGCGCTCGCGCTGGGCATCCTGCTGGCCGGCGCGGGCGCGCCCGCGGTGGTCGACGCCTTCGGCGGGGGCCGCGGCGGGCACCTGGCGATGGCGGTGTTCGTGGCGCTGCTCCTCGCCGGCGGGATGCTCGGCGCGGTCGCCGGCACCCGTCACGCCCCCACCCTCACCCGCGCCACCAGCGAGGGCCGGCTCGGCGCCACGCTGGCGCTCACCTGGCGGTCCCGGCCGTTCCGGGTCCTGCTCACCGGCTTCGTCGTCCAGGCGCTCGGGATCGGCGTCATGCTCGCCGGCGTCCCGTACTACTCCGAGCAGGTGCTCGGCGACCCCGCGGCCGGATCGCTGCTGTTCGCCGCGCTGGTCGGCCCGGCGGTCCTCGTCATGCCGCTGTGGCTGCGGGTCAGCCGGCGGCTCGGCAAGCGCACCGGCCTGCTGGCCTCCTCGGCGCTGTTCGCCTTCGCGGCGGCCGGGCTGGCGTACGTGGACACCGGCGGCACCGGGTTCGCCGTCGCGCTCGTCGTGCTCGTCGGCGTGGGCTACGCGGGCATGCAGATGTTCCCGCTGGCGATGCTGCCCGACGTCGTCGCCGCCGACGAGGCCGCGTCGGGGAAGCGGCGGGCGGGCGTCTTCACCGGCGTGTGGACGGCGGCCGAGACGCTCGGGCTCGCCGTCGGCCCCGGCCTGCTCGGGCTGCTGCTCGGCGCGGCCGGCTACGTGTCCTCCAGCGGCGACGACGCCGTGCAGTCCTCCGGCGCGGTGCTCGCCGTGCGACTGGGCTTCTCGGTCGTCCCCGCCCTGTTCGTGCTGGCCAGCCTGCCGGTGCTGGCCCGCTACCGGCTCGACCCCGTCCCCGCCCCGACCCAGGAGGTCCCCGCGTGA
- a CDS encoding DUF4362 domain-containing protein produces MARLRVLLVALACAGCGAAGTAPEPPPAEFTGRDPLPACPEQDLGQGGRVDPEAAACLDDGRAGGGAELAVTRPTTEGDPITSWYRARPGVPGLEVFVDGSRDRFGTGDWLRLDCPRATSPEDLGDCTEDVLG; encoded by the coding sequence GTGGCCCGGCTGCGTGTCCTGCTGGTGGCGCTCGCCTGCGCCGGGTGCGGCGCGGCCGGCACGGCACCGGAGCCGCCGCCCGCGGAGTTCACCGGCCGGGACCCGCTGCCGGCCTGCCCCGAGCAGGACCTCGGCCAGGGCGGGCGGGTGGACCCGGAGGCGGCCGCGTGCCTGGACGACGGCCGCGCCGGCGGTGGCGCCGAGCTCGCCGTCACCCGGCCGACCACCGAGGGGGACCCGATCACCTCGTGGTACCGCGCCCGGCCCGGCGTCCCCGGCCTGGAGGTGTTCGTCGACGGCAGCCGCGACCGCTTCGGCACCGGCGACTGGCTGCGGCTGGACTGCCCCCGCGCCACCTCCCCCGAGGACCTCGGGGACTGCACCGAGGACGTCCTGGGCTGA
- a CDS encoding acyltransferase family protein, with amino-acid sequence MTRDRGVDVLRGLAVTGVVAGHWLVTAPGVPGAVDGRVATASPLREMPALAPASWLLQTLALFFLLAGWAAARSTGGTTRAARLRRLAVPVGALVTGVVGLATALAVSGAPQGVVRTVVVLSLRPLWFLGVYLVLSLATPLLVRLDARLGPAAAALPLALALTGPLVPGTVWTTLCAWWVPWQLGVATARRPLGRGTCVALLAGGTAAVLLLVQVAGLPATAVGVPGAAASNLDPPSAATLALGLAQAGAAGLLLPLLRRAGGPVPDAAVRLGRAALPVFLLHQPLFVLLWLGPLPLGPLPGLHDAPDDPGWLLARACWTCVLALVLARVLGPVPRQAERR; translated from the coding sequence GTGACCCGGGACCGCGGCGTCGACGTGCTGCGCGGGCTGGCGGTGACCGGCGTCGTCGCCGGGCACTGGCTGGTCACCGCACCCGGCGTCCCCGGTGCCGTGGACGGGCGGGTGGCCACGGCCAGCCCGCTGCGGGAGATGCCGGCGCTGGCGCCCGCGAGCTGGCTGCTGCAGACACTGGCGCTGTTCTTCCTCCTCGCCGGCTGGGCCGCCGCCCGGAGCACCGGCGGGACGACGCGGGCGGCGCGGCTGCGGCGCCTGGCCGTCCCGGTCGGCGCCCTCGTCACGGGGGTGGTGGGGCTGGCGACCGCGCTGGCCGTGTCCGGGGCCCCGCAGGGCGTCGTCCGGACGGTCGTCGTCCTGTCGCTGCGGCCGCTGTGGTTCCTCGGCGTGTACCTGGTGCTCTCGCTGGCCACGCCGCTGCTCGTGCGGCTCGACGCCCGCCTCGGCCCGGCGGCCGCGGCCCTGCCCCTCGCGCTCGCGCTGACCGGCCCGCTCGTGCCGGGCACCGTGTGGACCACCCTCTGCGCCTGGTGGGTGCCGTGGCAGCTCGGCGTCGCGACGGCCCGCCGGCCGCTGGGCCGCGGGACCTGTGTCGCACTCCTCGCCGGTGGTACGGCGGCGGTGCTGCTGCTGGTGCAGGTCGCCGGGCTGCCCGCGACCGCCGTCGGGGTGCCGGGCGCCGCGGCGTCCAACCTCGACCCGCCGTCGGCCGCGACGCTGGCCCTCGGTCTGGCGCAGGCCGGCGCCGCGGGCCTGCTGCTGCCCCTGCTGCGCCGGGCCGGCGGTCCGGTGCCCGACGCCGCGGTCCGGCTGGGCCGGGCAGCCCTCCCGGTGTTCCTGCTGCACCAGCCGCTGTTCGTCCTGCTGTGGCTGGGGCCCCTGCCGCTCGGGCCCCTGCCGGGCCTGCACGACGCCCCGGACGACCCCGGCTGGCTGCTGGCCCGGGCCTGCTGGACCTGCGTCCTCGCGCTGGTGCTGGCCCGGGTGCTCGGGCCGGTCCCGCGGCAGGCGGAACGGCGCTAG
- a CDS encoding alpha/beta hydrolase, with protein sequence MRNRWGAAFLLLGALWTVAAQPSEAAVPGPVRLDATCAADLAARLGEGTVIGCDPAGRGLAVVVLGDLATAAHVTVLVPGSDVDLARLARPFAWAQALAGAGGPGLAVVVWVGYGTPDGLGVDAAGGRLARAGAAALVRFVDDLRTGAHVTVVGHSYGAVVTALAARHLAADDLVLLGSPGARADSVAGLGTRARVWAGRADDDWIGRVPNVRVGDLGHGADPADPDFGARAVPVDGVAGHDGYLAPGTASLTAVAAVATGRAGAVAA encoded by the coding sequence GTGAGAAACCGCTGGGGAGCCGCGTTCCTGCTGCTCGGCGCGCTGTGGACGGTGGCGGCGCAGCCGTCGGAGGCGGCCGTGCCGGGACCGGTGCGGCTGGACGCGACGTGCGCCGCGGACCTCGCCGCGCGGCTCGGGGAGGGCACCGTGATCGGCTGCGACCCGGCCGGCCGGGGCCTCGCCGTCGTCGTCCTCGGCGACCTCGCGACCGCCGCGCACGTGACCGTCCTCGTGCCCGGGTCCGACGTCGACCTGGCCCGGCTCGCCCGGCCGTTCGCGTGGGCGCAGGCGCTGGCCGGCGCCGGCGGTCCCGGCCTCGCCGTCGTCGTCTGGGTCGGGTACGGGACGCCCGACGGGCTCGGGGTCGACGCCGCCGGCGGGCGGCTCGCCCGCGCCGGGGCGGCCGCGCTGGTCCGGTTCGTCGACGACCTGCGGACCGGCGCGCACGTCACCGTGGTCGGGCACAGCTACGGCGCGGTGGTGACCGCGCTGGCCGCCCGCCACCTGGCGGCCGACGACCTCGTCCTGCTGGGCAGCCCCGGTGCGCGGGCCGACTCGGTGGCCGGGCTCGGCACCCGTGCCCGCGTCTGGGCCGGCCGCGCCGACGACGACTGGATCGGCCGGGTCCCGAACGTCCGCGTCGGCGACCTCGGGCACGGCGCCGACCCGGCCGATCCGGACTTCGGCGCGCGCGCGGTCCCGGTCGACGGGGTCGCGGGGCACGACGGCTACCTCGCGCCCGGCACGGCCTCCCTGACCGCCGTCGCCGCCGTCGCGACCGGCCGCGCCGGGGCGGTCGCGGCGTGA
- a CDS encoding response regulator, with the protein MIRVVLVDDQEMVREGFAALLGAQPDIEVVGAAGDGAAALRTHAELVAAGCTPDVVLMDVRMPVLDGLEATRTLLAGDGPHPRVLVLTTFDLDDYVYDALRAGASGFLLKHAPAAELLHAVRVVAAGDALLAPAVTRRLIADFVAARPVTPAPTRPQVLAALTEREAEVLGLVARGLSNTEIAAHLVLAEQTVKTHVSRVLTKLGLRDRAQAVVLAYETGLVAPGS; encoded by the coding sequence GTGATCCGGGTGGTGCTGGTCGACGACCAGGAGATGGTCCGCGAGGGCTTCGCCGCACTGCTCGGCGCCCAGCCCGACATCGAGGTGGTCGGAGCGGCCGGCGACGGCGCCGCCGCGCTGCGCACGCACGCCGAGCTGGTCGCCGCCGGCTGCACCCCCGACGTCGTCCTCATGGACGTCCGGATGCCGGTGCTCGACGGGCTGGAGGCGACGCGGACGCTGCTGGCCGGGGACGGGCCGCACCCGCGGGTGCTGGTCCTCACCACCTTCGACCTCGACGACTACGTCTACGACGCGCTGCGCGCCGGGGCGAGCGGCTTCCTGCTCAAGCACGCGCCCGCCGCGGAACTGCTGCACGCGGTGCGGGTGGTCGCGGCCGGGGACGCGCTGCTCGCGCCTGCCGTCACCCGCCGGCTGATCGCCGACTTCGTCGCCGCCCGCCCGGTGACACCCGCCCCGACCCGGCCGCAGGTGCTCGCGGCGCTCACCGAGCGGGAGGCCGAGGTGCTGGGGCTGGTCGCGCGGGGACTGTCGAACACCGAGATCGCCGCGCACCTGGTGCTCGCCGAGCAGACGGTGAAGACGCACGTGAGCCGCGTCCTCACCAAGCTCGGGCTGCGCGACCGGGCGCAGGCGGTGGTACTGGCGTACGAGACCGGGCTGGTCGCACCGGGCTCCTGA
- a CDS encoding sensor histidine kinase, with the protein MDRRRQRPAAVAARRRRWDRALLLVAVVYAFVVATTTSGSGEPRVSGGLFLLCAAPLLVGLVLAVRRPLDGWRLSLLGLVLTGYVLPPPPAPAPVLEGWQWLLWCPVLLAAAWASARRVSVGVAVVSLVLVTVLGATTPWPVDLRLTLPIGVVGVLASLVVGGSLGARWDARRALEAEQARTAEAQAARGALAERARIAREMHDVVAHHLSLIAVRCETAPYRLAPLDERAGAELAEVAGTARSALTELQRLLGVLRTEDQSAERAPQPGTADLGELFAGVRAAGTDLEVSVEDVDLPDTLGLTVYRIVQQAVSNAAQHAPGAPVRVTVGRADGVLRVEVVNGPGRAPGTAGAGAGLAGMRERAELHGGRLTAGPTPDAGFRVLAELPLAEVAG; encoded by the coding sequence GTGGACCGCCGTCGACAGCGGCCGGCCGCCGTGGCGGCCCGCCGGCGGCGCTGGGACCGCGCGCTGCTGCTGGTGGCCGTGGTCTACGCGTTCGTCGTCGCGACGACGACGTCGGGCTCCGGCGAGCCGCGGGTCAGCGGCGGCCTGTTCCTCCTGTGCGCCGCGCCGCTGCTGGTCGGCCTCGTCCTCGCGGTGCGGCGGCCGCTGGACGGCTGGCGGCTGTCGCTGCTGGGCCTGGTCCTCACCGGGTACGTGCTGCCCCCTCCCCCGGCGCCGGCGCCCGTCCTGGAGGGCTGGCAGTGGCTGCTCTGGTGCCCGGTGCTGCTCGCCGCGGCGTGGGCCTCGGCGCGGCGGGTCAGCGTCGGCGTGGCCGTCGTCTCGCTGGTCCTGGTGACGGTGCTCGGCGCGACCACCCCGTGGCCGGTCGACCTGCGGCTGACGCTGCCGATCGGCGTCGTCGGTGTCCTGGCGTCGCTGGTCGTGGGCGGCAGCCTCGGCGCCCGGTGGGACGCCCGCCGCGCGCTGGAGGCGGAGCAGGCCCGGACGGCGGAGGCGCAGGCCGCGCGCGGGGCGCTGGCCGAGCGGGCCCGGATCGCCCGGGAGATGCACGACGTCGTCGCCCACCACCTCTCGCTGATCGCCGTGCGCTGCGAGACCGCGCCCTACCGGCTGGCGCCCCTCGACGAGCGCGCGGGAGCCGAGCTCGCCGAGGTGGCCGGCACCGCGCGCTCGGCGCTCACCGAGCTGCAGCGGCTGCTGGGGGTGCTGCGCACCGAGGACCAGTCCGCCGAGCGGGCACCGCAGCCGGGCACCGCCGACCTGGGCGAGCTGTTCGCCGGCGTCCGGGCGGCGGGCACCGACCTGGAGGTCTCGGTCGAGGACGTCGACCTGCCCGACACCCTCGGCCTGACCGTGTACCGGATCGTGCAGCAGGCGGTGTCCAACGCCGCCCAGCACGCACCGGGCGCGCCGGTGCGGGTGACGGTGGGTCGCGCGGACGGCGTCCTGCGGGTCGAGGTGGTCAACGGCCCGGGTCGCGCGCCGGGCACCGCCGGAGCCGGTGCCGGGCTGGCCGGGATGCGGGAGCGGGCCGAGCTGCACGGCGGCCGGCTCACCGCGGGCCCCACGCCCGACGCCGGGTTCCGGGTGCTCGCCGAGCTCCCGCTGGCGGAGGTCGCCGGGTGA
- a CDS encoding metal-dependent hydrolase, which produces MLGHSHALSGLAAGAATLPWAPVEGTVAQVAWVAAAGGFAMLPDLDHTGSTVSDMWGPVTDVPSGAIGRLAGGHRWGTHDALLAPLAFGALALAAANLFWSSLVVMALAIGLALRALHFVIPGRAENTVVGNLLLSFGGAWLLLAHSPQPTWLPAAVGLGVLTHIAGDLITRQGVPLPVLWLAKRKRIALTPMRTGTTLEKAVLAPLFLGVAVWFVYANTGAREALDPYLQDLLSLG; this is translated from the coding sequence GTGCTCGGTCACTCACACGCCCTCTCCGGCCTCGCGGCGGGCGCGGCGACCCTCCCCTGGGCGCCCGTCGAGGGCACCGTCGCCCAGGTCGCCTGGGTCGCCGCAGCCGGCGGGTTCGCCATGCTGCCCGACCTCGACCACACCGGCTCCACGGTCTCGGACATGTGGGGCCCGGTGACCGACGTCCCCTCCGGGGCGATCGGCCGGCTGGCCGGCGGGCACCGCTGGGGCACCCACGACGCGCTCCTCGCGCCGCTGGCCTTCGGGGCGCTGGCGCTCGCGGCGGCCAACCTGTTCTGGTCGAGCCTCGTGGTGATGGCGCTGGCGATCGGCCTGGCGCTGCGGGCGCTGCACTTCGTCATCCCCGGCCGCGCGGAGAACACCGTCGTCGGCAACCTGCTGCTGTCCTTCGGCGGCGCCTGGCTGCTGCTCGCGCACTCCCCCCAGCCGACGTGGCTGCCGGCCGCGGTCGGGCTCGGCGTGCTCACCCACATCGCCGGGGACCTCATCACCAGGCAGGGCGTGCCGCTGCCGGTGCTGTGGCTGGCCAAGCGCAAGCGGATCGCGCTCACGCCCATGCGCACCGGGACGACGCTGGAGAAGGCGGTGCTCGCCCCGCTGTTCCTCGGCGTCGCGGTGTGGTTCGTCTATGCCAACACCGGCGCGCGCGAGGCGCTGGACCCCTACCTGCAGGACCTGCTCAGCCTCGGATAG
- a CDS encoding DUF6104 family protein, translated as MYFTDRGLEELADRRGGEQVTLAWLADQLQAFVDQNPDFEVPIERLATWLARGGTDDVDDD; from the coding sequence GTGTACTTCACTGATCGCGGGCTGGAGGAGCTGGCCGACCGGCGGGGCGGGGAGCAGGTCACCCTCGCCTGGCTGGCCGACCAGCTGCAGGCCTTCGTCGACCAGAACCCCGACTTCGAGGTGCCGATCGAGCGGCTGGCCACCTGGCTGGCCCGCGGCGGCACGGACGACGTCGACGACGACTGA
- a CDS encoding multifunctional oxoglutarate decarboxylase/oxoglutarate dehydrogenase thiamine pyrophosphate-binding subunit/dihydrolipoyllysine-residue succinyltransferase subunit, which produces MPERTEATVVDRAADRADQKTAAAPASKPAAPAPAPAAAASDGPKRTPLRGAAASVVKNMNASLTVPTATSVRAVPAKLLADNRIVLNNHLKRSRGGKVSFTHLIGYALVRALDDFPNMNAAFAEVDGKPTLVQPEHVNFGLAIDLPKADGSRSLVVASIKGAEQMDFAQFWGAYEDVIRRARAGKLTLEDFQGTTISLTNPGTIGTVHSVPRLTAGQGAIIGVGAMEYPAEFQGMSPEALTDLGISKIITLTSTYDHRIIQGAESGDFLRRLHALLLGEDGFYDEVFRSLRCPYEPVRWMPDVRVSREGEIDKEARVIEVIESYRRNGHLLADTDPLEFKVRSHPDLDILQHGLTLWDLDRTFPVGGFAGEKVMALRDILGVLRNSYCRTVGVEYMHITDPEEREWLQSRVEVKAEQPDREKQKHILGRLNAAEAFENFLQTKYVGQKRFSLEGGESLIPVLDEVLIAGTDHGLDEVAIGMPHRGRLNVLANVLGKSYAKIFGEFEGNIDPGTVQGSGDVKYHLGAEGTFENPFRPGAKIDVSLASNPSHLETVNPVLEGVVRAKQDMIDKGEQGFTVLPVLLHGDAAFAGQGVVQETLNLSQLRGYRTGGTVHVVVNNQVGFTTSPASSRSSLYSTDVARMVNAPVFHVNGDDPEACVRVARLAVEYRQAFKKDVVIDLVCYRRRGHNEGDDPSMTQPLMYEIIDRKRSVRKLYTEALVGRGDITLQEAEEALKDFRGQLERAFAETHDITETPKPQPVMDQPAQQVSPVTTAVSAEVMKAIGDAHVSLPQDFTAHPKLKRMLERRAAMVSEGGIDWAMGELLAFGSLLMQGVPVRLAGQDSRRGTFVQRHAVLIDRETAGEYTPLAHLSGDQAKFFVYDSLLSEYAALGFEYGYSVANPRALVLWEAQFGDFVNGAQMVIDEFISSGEAKWGQRSGVVLLLPHGLEGQGPDHSSGRIERFLQLSAENNMTVANCSTPGNYFHLLRRQALSDVHRPLVVFTPKSLLRAKAAVSPVADFTDEGFRPVLGDPGVGGEPLDDAAVRRVLLCSGKVAYDLLAQRESEGRADTAVLRVEQLYPLPAEQIRTALDRYPNAGDLVWVQEEPANMGAWQFMACNLPEHLDGRALRRVSRKASASPAVGSAKVHEVEQKELIAQAFAD; this is translated from the coding sequence GTGCCCGAGCGCACCGAGGCGACCGTCGTCGACCGGGCCGCCGACCGCGCCGACCAGAAGACGGCGGCCGCACCCGCCTCGAAGCCGGCCGCCCCGGCCCCTGCGCCGGCTGCCGCCGCCTCCGACGGGCCCAAGCGGACGCCGCTGCGCGGTGCCGCCGCGAGCGTCGTCAAGAACATGAACGCCTCGCTCACCGTCCCGACGGCGACGAGCGTGCGCGCGGTGCCGGCCAAGCTGCTGGCCGACAACCGCATCGTCCTGAACAACCACCTGAAGCGCTCGCGCGGCGGGAAGGTCTCCTTCACCCACCTGATCGGCTACGCGCTGGTCCGGGCGCTGGACGACTTCCCGAACATGAACGCGGCCTTCGCCGAGGTCGACGGCAAGCCGACCCTCGTGCAGCCCGAGCACGTCAACTTCGGCCTGGCCATCGACCTGCCCAAGGCCGACGGCTCCCGCTCCCTCGTCGTCGCCTCGATCAAGGGCGCCGAGCAGATGGACTTCGCCCAGTTCTGGGGCGCCTACGAGGACGTCATCCGCCGCGCCCGCGCCGGCAAGCTGACCCTCGAGGACTTCCAGGGCACCACGATCAGCCTCACCAACCCCGGCACGATCGGCACCGTCCACTCGGTGCCGCGGCTGACCGCCGGCCAGGGCGCGATCATCGGCGTCGGGGCCATGGAGTACCCGGCCGAGTTCCAGGGGATGAGCCCCGAGGCGCTGACCGATCTCGGCATCTCCAAGATCATCACGCTGACCTCGACCTACGACCACCGGATCATCCAGGGCGCCGAGTCCGGCGACTTCCTGCGCCGGCTGCACGCGCTGCTGCTCGGCGAGGACGGCTTCTACGACGAGGTCTTCCGGTCGCTGCGCTGCCCCTACGAGCCGGTGCGCTGGATGCCCGACGTCCGGGTCAGCCGCGAGGGGGAGATCGACAAGGAAGCCCGGGTCATCGAGGTCATCGAGTCCTACCGGCGCAACGGCCACCTGCTGGCCGACACCGACCCGCTCGAGTTCAAGGTCCGCAGCCACCCCGACCTCGACATCCTCCAGCACGGGCTCACGCTGTGGGACCTCGACCGCACCTTCCCCGTCGGCGGCTTCGCCGGCGAGAAGGTCATGGCCCTGCGCGACATCCTCGGCGTGCTGCGCAACTCCTACTGCCGCACCGTCGGTGTGGAGTACATGCACATCACCGACCCCGAGGAGCGCGAGTGGCTCCAGTCGCGGGTCGAGGTCAAGGCCGAGCAGCCCGACCGGGAGAAGCAGAAGCACATCCTCGGCCGGCTCAACGCCGCCGAGGCGTTCGAGAACTTCCTGCAGACCAAGTACGTCGGGCAGAAGCGGTTCAGCCTCGAGGGTGGCGAGTCGCTGATCCCGGTCCTCGACGAGGTGCTCATCGCCGGCACCGACCACGGCCTCGACGAGGTCGCGATCGGCATGCCGCACCGCGGCCGGCTCAACGTGCTGGCCAACGTGCTCGGCAAGAGCTACGCCAAGATCTTCGGCGAGTTCGAGGGCAACATCGACCCCGGCACCGTGCAGGGCTCCGGCGACGTCAAGTACCACCTCGGCGCCGAGGGGACCTTCGAGAACCCGTTCCGCCCGGGCGCGAAGATCGACGTCTCGCTGGCGAGCAACCCCTCGCACCTGGAGACGGTCAACCCCGTCCTCGAGGGCGTCGTCCGCGCCAAGCAGGACATGATCGACAAGGGCGAGCAGGGCTTCACCGTCCTGCCGGTCCTGCTGCACGGCGACGCGGCCTTCGCCGGCCAGGGGGTCGTCCAGGAGACGCTGAACCTCTCCCAGCTGCGCGGCTACCGCACCGGCGGCACCGTGCACGTCGTCGTGAACAACCAGGTCGGCTTCACCACCAGCCCGGCCTCGTCGCGGTCGAGCCTCTACTCGACCGACGTCGCGCGGATGGTCAACGCGCCGGTCTTCCACGTCAACGGCGACGACCCCGAGGCGTGCGTGCGCGTGGCCCGGCTGGCCGTCGAGTACCGGCAGGCGTTCAAGAAGGACGTCGTCATCGACCTGGTCTGCTACCGCCGCCGCGGGCACAACGAGGGCGACGACCCGTCGATGACCCAGCCCCTGATGTACGAGATCATCGACCGCAAGCGCTCGGTGCGGAAGCTCTACACCGAGGCGCTGGTCGGCCGCGGCGACATCACGCTGCAGGAGGCCGAGGAGGCGCTGAAGGACTTCCGCGGGCAGCTCGAGCGGGCCTTCGCCGAGACGCACGACATCACCGAGACCCCGAAGCCCCAGCCGGTCATGGACCAGCCGGCGCAGCAGGTCTCGCCCGTCACCACCGCCGTCTCGGCCGAGGTGATGAAGGCGATCGGCGACGCGCACGTCTCGCTGCCGCAGGACTTCACCGCGCACCCGAAGCTCAAGCGGATGCTCGAGCGGCGCGCGGCGATGGTCAGCGAGGGCGGCATCGACTGGGCGATGGGCGAGCTGCTCGCCTTCGGGTCCCTGCTCATGCAGGGCGTCCCGGTGCGGCTGGCCGGTCAGGACTCCCGCCGCGGCACGTTCGTGCAGCGGCACGCGGTCCTCATCGACCGGGAGACCGCCGGCGAGTACACACCGCTGGCCCACCTGTCCGGGGACCAGGCGAAGTTCTTCGTCTACGACTCGCTGCTCAGCGAGTACGCCGCGCTCGGCTTCGAGTACGGCTACTCGGTGGCCAACCCCCGGGCCCTGGTCCTCTGGGAGGCGCAGTTCGGCGACTTCGTCAACGGCGCGCAGATGGTCATCGACGAGTTCATCTCCTCCGGCGAGGCCAAGTGGGGACAGCGCTCGGGCGTGGTGCTGCTCCTGCCGCACGGCCTCGAGGGCCAGGGCCCGGACCACTCCAGCGGCCGCATCGAGCGGTTCCTGCAGCTGTCGGCGGAGAACAACATGACCGTCGCCAACTGCTCGACCCCGGGGAACTACTTCCACCTGCTCCGCCGGCAGGCGCTCTCCGACGTGCACCGGCCGCTGGTCGTGTTCACGCCGAAGTCGCTCCTGCGCGCCAAGGCCGCCGTCAGCCCGGTCGCGGACTTCACCGACGAGGGCTTCCGCCCGGTGCTCGGCGACCCGGGCGTGGGCGGCGAGCCGCTCGACGACGCCGCGGTGCGCCGGGTCCTGCTGTGCAGCGGCAAGGTCGCCTACGACCTGCTCGCCCAGCGGGAGAGCGAGGGCCGCGCCGACACCGCCGTCCTGCGGGTCGAGCAGCTCTACCCGCTGCCGGCCGAGCAGATCCGCACGGCGCTCGACCGCTACCCGAACGCCGGAGACCTCGTCTGGGTCCAGGAGGAGCCGGCGAACATGGGCGCCTGGCAGTTCATGGCCTGCAACCTGCCCGAGCACCTCGACGGCCGGGCGCTGCGCCGGGTCAGCCGGAAGGCCTCGGCCAGCCCGGCGGTCGGCTCGGCCAAGGTGCACGAGGTCGAGCAGAAGGAGCTCATCGCCCAGGCCTTCGCCGACTGA
- a CDS encoding ankyrin repeat domain-containing protein produces the protein MTTRMTASRLGRLVADADTDAVRAAVADAPRLLAGTVEHAGDDGWTPLHLAVAQGREDVVRVLVDAGADLGARTGSGRTPLHVAVEHAPHLVGVLTGLGAAVDAPAAAFLDDADRLAAELDDGAPLRDPAGGWDLLTVAAAGGAARAVRLLLDRGADPDGGALAAAAGTCRPDLVRVLLDAGATVGRRDPDTGRTALHEAVAAGPGGDAPEVVRLLVAAGADVNATTTDGASALDIGRVAAARHRRDAGQAGVRDALVDLLVASGATD, from the coding sequence ATGACCACGCGGATGACCGCCTCGCGGCTCGGCCGGCTCGTGGCCGACGCCGACACCGACGCCGTGCGCGCCGCCGTCGCCGACGCCCCCCGGCTGCTGGCCGGCACGGTCGAGCACGCCGGGGACGACGGCTGGACGCCCCTGCACCTCGCCGTCGCGCAGGGCCGCGAGGACGTCGTCCGCGTGCTCGTCGACGCCGGCGCGGACCTCGGCGCACGCACCGGGTCGGGCCGGACGCCGCTGCACGTGGCCGTCGAGCACGCGCCGCACCTCGTCGGCGTCCTCACCGGCCTGGGCGCGGCGGTCGACGCGCCGGCGGCCGCGTTCCTCGACGACGCCGACCGGCTCGCCGCCGAGCTCGACGACGGCGCGCCGCTGCGCGACCCCGCCGGCGGCTGGGACCTGCTCACCGTCGCCGCGGCCGGCGGCGCTGCCCGCGCGGTGCGCCTGCTGCTCGACCGCGGCGCCGACCCCGACGGCGGGGCGCTGGCCGCGGCGGCCGGCACCTGCCGGCCCGACCTGGTGCGGGTGCTGCTCGACGCCGGCGCCACCGTCGGCCGCCGCGACCCCGACACCGGCCGCACCGCGCTGCACGAGGCCGTCGCGGCCGGCCCGGGCGGCGACGCGCCCGAGGTCGTGCGGCTCCTGGTGGCCGCCGGTGCCGACGTCAACGCCACCACCACCGACGGCGCGAGCGCGCTGGACATCGGCCGGGTCGCCGCGGCCCGCCACCGGCGCGACGCAGGTCAGGCCGGTGTCCGCGACGCGCTCGTCGACCTGCTCGTCGCCTCCGGCGCCACCGACTGA